A part of Armatimonadota bacterium genomic DNA contains:
- a CDS encoding tail fiber domain-containing protein: MIVSFARAAAFAGLLGCAARFAPAQAPRTITFQGRLTNAAGAALPDGPQNVIFRLYNGREGALAVTHELQTFSGATVTLAHSPVVANSETVAKADGTSTYTRGGAYTIDDATGVITRVSAAAIPDGTQVKVDYQYTAAKLWEEMKAVQVRGGLVSTALGDATAFPATLSFAQPLYLGMQVGADPEMTPRTALANAPSALALALPYADTADIPNPGAVVSVTNLGNGNVIHAVQAPSTLFDPYQGIPAAVWGSSQWTGVLGTGANVGVWGLGIDGPGVYGETSAAGGGHHAAAVEGRSTADSGVAVFAGDKEPYGIAGIQTNFLLPATHIWCAENDNQVFAVTAGGAVCGLSFNQCSDVRFKQRIETLQDPLNAITALRGVSFEWNPKGAGRAFPSGKQIGFVAQEVEKVLPQVVHTDQDGTKSVAYQNVVPVLVEAIKAQQKEIADLRRQVAGLTALEGPLKQRQMGAADHGAPRGGALTSERRGS; this comes from the coding sequence ATGATCGTGTCCTTCGCTCGCGCGGCGGCTTTTGCCGGGCTGCTTGGGTGCGCGGCGCGTTTCGCGCCGGCCCAGGCGCCACGTACCATAACTTTTCAGGGGCGTCTGACCAACGCCGCGGGCGCCGCTCTGCCGGACGGCCCCCAAAACGTGATCTTCCGCCTGTACAACGGACGGGAGGGAGCGCTCGCTGTTACCCATGAGTTGCAGACCTTCAGCGGCGCCACCGTGACGCTTGCCCATTCCCCAGTGGTTGCCAACAGCGAGACTGTGGCGAAGGCGGACGGCACGTCCACCTACACTCGGGGAGGCGCCTACACGATAGACGACGCGACGGGTGTAATCACGCGAGTCAGCGCCGCGGCCATCCCGGATGGTACGCAGGTGAAGGTGGACTACCAGTATACGGCCGCGAAGCTCTGGGAAGAGATGAAGGCCGTGCAGGTTCGGGGTGGCCTGGTCAGCACCGCCCTGGGGGATGCCACGGCGTTCCCGGCCACATTGTCATTCGCCCAACCTCTCTACCTTGGCATGCAAGTGGGGGCGGACCCCGAGATGACGCCAAGGACGGCTCTGGCCAACGCGCCGTCCGCCCTCGCCCTGGCGCTGCCCTATGCGGACACCGCGGACATCCCGAATCCCGGAGCCGTGGTCTCCGTTACGAACCTGGGTAACGGTAACGTTATACATGCCGTCCAGGCTCCTTCCACCCTCTTCGACCCCTACCAAGGGATCCCGGCCGCCGTCTGGGGTAGCTCGCAGTGGACCGGGGTGCTCGGCACAGGAGCGAACGTCGGGGTGTGGGGACTTGGCATCGACGGTCCCGGCGTGTACGGCGAAACCTCCGCCGCGGGTGGTGGTCACCATGCCGCTGCTGTTGAGGGACGGAGCACCGCGGACTCCGGCGTGGCCGTTTTCGCGGGAGACAAGGAGCCTTACGGGATAGCCGGGATCCAGACGAACTTTCTCCTTCCGGCGACCCACATCTGGTGCGCGGAGAACGACAACCAGGTCTTCGCCGTTACGGCCGGTGGAGCCGTCTGTGGCCTCAGCTTCAACCAGTGCTCCGACGTTCGCTTCAAGCAGCGAATCGAGACCTTGCAGGACCCGCTGAACGCCATCACCGCCCTGAGAGGCGTCTCCTTCGAGTGGAACCCGAAAGGCGCCGGCCGCGCATTCCCATCGGGTAAGCAAATCGGGTTCGTCGCCCAGGAAGTGGAGAAGGTGCTGCCGCAGGTGGTGCATACGGACCAGGACGGCACCAAGTCGGTTGCCTACCAGAACGTTGTCCCGGTGCTGGTGGAGGCGATCAAGGCGCAACAGAAAGAGATCGCCGACCTTCGGCGGCAGGTTGCCGGATTGACCGCCCTGGAGGGCCCGC